In bacterium, the following proteins share a genomic window:
- a CDS encoding family 20 glycosylhydrolase — protein sequence MRIFAMLLPFSLVISSARSQNFPVFPPPRQISILPQKRLLQLPFRISAPATLKRPTNLLSNELKNLFGANAVSPKGKTLITLNIDLRSLKREEEYTIEINSREIKLSSHDEQGAFWAVHSLLQILSNSLALTPNGWLVQEMKIRDYPEDNFRAFMIQGAWTSNIEEFKRMIKLIASLKIRYVAVEFGPQVVLDFDPSIARGARFSKKEAKAVIDYARSLGLEPIGYLNMLGHLERAYEKSPYTDHGGIMIQNEEVYDKFVFSILSEMLEIYGPIKWFHCGMDEAGELCSWLSSQGYDSAQLLARHISKINDFLKQRGIRMIIWHDMLFSPDLAKEIGAPIGPANGGPPHNTYRALDFIPKDVILDYWFYEPLDSYPALDWLQKKGFEVWASPWQTPFSFARYARDRKAPTLGTIWADPPHCYTMRSLAPVPALYAWATWNPQTAPEGTIPERDISQKALNITERLYWGRKRLTYPSKALLIRPAENKIVSLSLPKDIDKATEQHYGIPFDFGAPFLIPPWKGKEKLLENPERVKFVLLPRGIKLKIDGINRGRGEEELILYTAPFTSTGTNIYGVEVAVSSEGEVMDVSDYGVGDMPIPPQGFVLSAHLGPKSDKANALRELRRGDKIAILDEEGNLIGGFTRITIAAELPSGRRLPIDGIDKERGEDELILYTPGYNKEMRTKTNQWGIEVVAVEGKVIEVRDWVGDSRIPQDGFVISAHYGPSSSKAKALAELKVGDSLRLVLSSDEGDVSYEEVIKRGRWEMEMYKKCLALFLVTWSELCGRLDELLGKFVVEYTDGTEEIIPIRYGKEALQLQGFDLPYPEKMSWLIWRGGEVQRFLVREWENPKPDVSIARLSFIPTLRGIELGIGIAGITVGLD from the coding sequence ATGAGAATTTTCGCTATGCTTCTCCCTTTTTCACTTGTAATCTCTTCCGCTCGGTCTCAAAATTTCCCAGTCTTCCCTCCGCCTCGCCAAATCTCCATCCTCCCCCAAAAGCGCCTACTTCAGCTTCCCTTCAGAATTTCCGCTCCCGCTACCCTCAAACGCCCCACCAACCTCCTCTCCAACGAGCTTAAAAACCTCTTCGGAGCCAATGCCGTCTCTCCAAAGGGGAAAACCCTCATAACCCTTAATATAGACCTTCGCAGCCTCAAAAGAGAGGAGGAATACACAATTGAGATAAATTCCAGAGAAATAAAGCTTTCCTCCCACGACGAACAGGGCGCCTTCTGGGCTGTTCATTCCCTCCTCCAAATCCTCTCCAATTCCCTTGCTCTTACGCCCAATGGTTGGCTCGTTCAGGAAATGAAAATAAGGGATTATCCGGAGGACAATTTCCGCGCATTTATGATTCAAGGTGCCTGGACATCAAATATTGAAGAGTTCAAGAGGATGATAAAGCTGATTGCGTCCCTTAAAATTCGCTATGTGGCAGTTGAATTCGGACCACAAGTGGTTTTAGATTTTGACCCATCTATAGCAAGAGGGGCGAGATTTTCAAAGAAGGAAGCCAAGGCAGTTATTGATTATGCGAGGAGTCTCGGACTTGAGCCAATTGGCTACCTAAATATGCTCGGCCATCTTGAACGAGCATACGAGAAATCTCCCTACACCGACCACGGGGGAATTATGATTCAAAATGAGGAAGTTTACGATAAATTTGTCTTCTCTATCTTAAGCGAGATGCTGGAGATTTACGGACCAATTAAGTGGTTTCATTGCGGGATGGATGAGGCGGGTGAGTTATGTTCATGGCTTTCCAGTCAGGGATACGATAGCGCCCAACTTCTCGCTCGCCACATCTCCAAGATAAACGATTTCCTCAAGCAAAGAGGAATAAGGATGATAATTTGGCACGATATGCTTTTCTCACCCGATTTGGCAAAGGAAATCGGTGCTCCCATAGGTCCAGCCAATGGTGGTCCACCCCACAACACATACAGGGCTTTAGACTTCATCCCTAAGGATGTTATTTTGGATTATTGGTTCTATGAGCCTTTGGATTCCTATCCCGCTTTGGATTGGCTTCAAAAGAAGGGATTTGAGGTTTGGGCAAGCCCATGGCAAACTCCCTTTAGCTTCGCTCGCTATGCCAGAGATAGAAAGGCTCCCACATTGGGAACGATTTGGGCTGACCCTCCCCATTGCTACACTATGCGTTCTCTTGCTCCCGTTCCCGCCCTTTATGCTTGGGCGACTTGGAATCCTCAAACTGCGCCAGAGGGAACGATTCCCGAAAGGGATATCTCTCAAAAGGCGCTAAACATAACAGAAAGGCTTTATTGGGGTAGGAAAAGACTCACATATCCCTCAAAAGCCCTCCTCATACGCCCTGCGGAGAACAAAATTGTCTCTCTTTCCCTTCCAAAGGATATCGACAAAGCCACCGAGCAACACTATGGCATACCATTTGATTTCGGCGCCCCTTTTCTCATCCCTCCATGGAAAGGCAAAGAGAAGCTTTTGGAGAATCCCGAGCGGGTGAAATTTGTCCTTTTGCCCCGCGGGATTAAGTTGAAAATAGACGGGATTAATAGAGGGCGAGGCGAAGAAGAGCTCATTTTATATACCGCTCCCTTCACGAGCACAGGAACTAACATCTATGGAGTGGAGGTCGCTGTCTCCTCAGAGGGGGAGGTTATGGATGTATCCGACTATGGTGTGGGAGATATGCCAATCCCGCCTCAGGGATTCGTCCTTTCTGCCCATCTTGGTCCAAAAAGCGATAAAGCGAATGCCTTGAGGGAGCTGAGAAGGGGAGACAAAATCGCGATATTAGATGAAGAGGGTAATTTAATCGGTGGGTTCACGAGGATAACGATTGCTGCGGAATTGCCCAGTGGAAGGAGATTGCCTATAGATGGAATCGATAAGGAAAGGGGCGAGGACGAGCTTATCCTCTATACGCCGGGATATAATAAAGAGATGAGGACGAAGACGAATCAGTGGGGGATAGAGGTGGTTGCCGTGGAGGGCAAGGTTATAGAAGTGAGGGACTGGGTAGGAGATTCCCGAATACCTCAAGATGGTTTTGTGATATCTGCCCATTACGGACCATCCTCATCCAAGGCGAAGGCATTGGCGGAGCTTAAAGTGGGGGATTCCTTGCGCCTTGTTTTGTCATCTGACGAAGGGGATGTTTCATACGAGGAGGTGATAAAGAGGGGAAGATGGGAGATGGAGATGTATAAGAAATGCTTGGCGCTATTCCTTGTTACTTGGTCAGAGCTGTGTGGGAGACTTGACGAGCTATTGGGAAAATTTGTTGTGGAATATACTGATGGGACGGAGGAGATAATTCCTATTCGTTATGGCAAGGAGGCTTTGCAACTTCAAGGTTTTGACCTTCCCTATCCAGAAAAAATGTCTTGGTTAATCTGGAGAGGAGGAGAGGTACAGAGGTTTCTCGTTAGGGAATGGGAAAATCCCAAACCCGATGTTTCAATTGCTCGCCTTAGCTTTATTCCCACTCTGAGGGGAATTGAATTGGGGATAGGTATTGCGGGAATAACGGTGGGATTGGATTAA